A single region of the Vibrio cyclitrophicus genome encodes:
- a CDS encoding DUF2802 domain-containing protein encodes MFEALPLSPVALISGVGVFTLFIVILISKVKRAIQKQLDQSRLQVRNLDKELQKSSKQLLEVRSVVVGLGQKVTEQQDLIKHLNERIVELEHADTDGRLYTRATKMVQLGAGINELIEECELPKAEAELMMSLQNKLAGKEKIPSLRSNPSSYDEQLDASHDRRDSPRRR; translated from the coding sequence ATGTTTGAAGCGCTTCCTTTAAGCCCTGTCGCTCTGATATCAGGCGTTGGGGTTTTTACGTTATTCATCGTGATTTTGATTAGCAAAGTAAAACGTGCGATTCAAAAGCAGCTCGATCAGTCACGCCTGCAAGTTCGTAACTTGGACAAAGAGCTTCAAAAATCGAGTAAGCAATTACTTGAGGTTCGCTCTGTTGTTGTTGGCCTTGGCCAGAAAGTGACTGAACAACAAGATCTGATAAAGCACTTGAATGAACGTATTGTTGAGTTGGAACATGCTGATACCGATGGACGCTTGTACACGCGTGCAACGAAAATGGTTCAGCTTGGTGCCGGGATAAACGAACTGATCGAAGAGTGTGAATTACCTAAAGCGGAAGCTGAGCTGATGATGTCTCTACAGAATAAACTCGCGGGTAAGGAAAAAATCCCTTCGTTAAGAAGTAACCCTTCATCTTACGATGAGCAACTCGATGCCTCTCACGATCGCAGAGACTCGCCTCGACGTCGTTAA
- the ccmA gene encoding cytochrome c biogenesis heme-transporting ATPase CcmA, with protein sequence MLEVSNLTAIRDDRVLFESLSFQLKPGELVQVEGRNGTGKTTLLRIITGLGDRDDGTISWDGESIESSRDVYHQNLLFLGHQTGVKRELSAYENLSFYQSIHSGGTSKDDLYHALAQVGLAGREDVPAGQLSAGQQRRVALARLWLSKQMLWILDEPLTAIDKQGVKVLESLFSQHADNGGIVLLTTHQDMFADSPKLRKIKLGE encoded by the coding sequence ATGCTAGAAGTCTCAAATTTAACTGCTATTCGTGACGACAGGGTTCTGTTTGAATCGTTGTCTTTTCAATTGAAACCAGGTGAGCTGGTTCAGGTTGAAGGTCGTAACGGTACCGGGAAAACGACACTCCTTAGGATTATTACTGGCTTAGGCGATCGCGATGACGGCACTATCTCTTGGGACGGTGAGTCTATTGAATCGAGTCGAGATGTTTATCATCAAAATTTACTTTTTCTTGGTCACCAAACTGGCGTAAAGCGTGAGCTTAGTGCTTATGAGAACCTTAGCTTTTACCAGTCTATTCACAGTGGTGGTACAAGCAAAGACGATCTTTATCACGCGTTGGCTCAAGTCGGGCTTGCGGGTAGAGAAGATGTACCTGCAGGGCAACTTTCAGCAGGTCAACAGCGCCGAGTTGCGTTGGCTCGCCTTTGGTTGAGCAAGCAAATGTTGTGGATTCTCGATGAGCCGCTGACTGCCATTGATAAGCAGGGCGTGAAAGTTCTCGAATCTCTTTTTTCTCAGCATGCAGACAACGGTGGCATTGTGTTATTAACCACACACCAAGATATGTTTGCTGATAGCCCGAAACTAAGAAAAATAAAGTTGGGTGAGTAA
- the ccmB gene encoding heme exporter protein CcmB: protein MISSMTTIIRRELLIAFRRQADIFNPLWFFIIVITLFPLSIGPEPNLLARIAAGIVWVAALLSALLSLERLFRDDFQDGALEQMMLMPIPLQLVVLSKVIAHWLLTGLPLILISPLLAVLLSLDFDTWLSVVLTLLVGTPALSFIGAIGVALTVGLQKGGVLLSLLILPLYIPILIFATSAIDAAALGVAYNGQLAVLGAMLMGAMTMTPFAISAALRVSVN from the coding sequence ATGATCTCTTCAATGACCACGATTATCCGACGCGAACTGCTGATCGCGTTTCGACGTCAAGCGGATATCTTTAACCCTTTGTGGTTCTTTATCATTGTTATAACTCTATTCCCTTTGAGTATTGGCCCTGAGCCAAATCTACTTGCCCGCATTGCTGCTGGTATTGTTTGGGTGGCAGCTTTGCTCTCTGCATTGCTCTCTTTAGAGCGTCTTTTCCGCGATGATTTTCAAGATGGCGCCCTTGAGCAGATGATGCTGATGCCCATCCCGTTGCAGTTGGTAGTATTGTCCAAGGTCATAGCACACTGGTTGTTGACCGGGTTACCATTGATTTTAATCAGCCCATTGTTGGCTGTTTTGTTGTCTTTAGATTTTGATACATGGCTCTCAGTTGTGTTGACCTTGCTGGTTGGCACACCCGCATTGAGTTTTATTGGTGCGATTGGTGTTGCGTTAACCGTTGGGTTACAGAAGGGCGGAGTCCTGTTAAGCCTGTTAATCTTGCCGCTTTACATCCCTATTTTGATCTTCGCGACGTCAGCTATTGACGCTGCGGCTTTAGGCGTTGCGTACAACGGCCAATTGGCTGTGCTTGGGGCAATGTTAATGGGTGCGATGACTATGACGCCTTTTGCGATCAGTGCCGCACTTAGAGTGAGTGTGAACTGA
- a CDS encoding chemotaxis protein CheW encodes MSHMSEVEVRKEQTNDEVLQWVTFQLEEETYGINVMQVREVLRYSEIAPVPGAPDYVLGIINLRGNVVTVIDTRSRFGLMQGEITDNTRIIVIESERQVIGILVDSVAEVVYLRSSEIDTTPSVGTDESAKFIQGVSNRDGKLLILVDLNKLLSEDEWDEMAHL; translated from the coding sequence ATGTCTCATATGAGTGAAGTTGAAGTAAGAAAAGAGCAAACGAATGATGAAGTACTTCAATGGGTCACATTCCAGCTAGAAGAAGAAACTTACGGCATCAACGTAATGCAAGTACGTGAAGTATTGCGTTACAGCGAAATTGCTCCAGTACCGGGTGCTCCAGATTACGTTCTAGGTATTATCAACCTACGTGGTAACGTTGTTACTGTTATCGACACTCGTTCTCGTTTTGGTTTGATGCAAGGTGAAATCACAGATAACACTCGTATTATCGTTATTGAATCTGAGCGTCAAGTAATTGGCATCCTTGTAGATAGCGTTGCTGAAGTGGTTTACCTACGTTCTTCTGAAATCGACACAACACCAAGTGTTGGTACTGATGAAAGTGCTAAGTTCATCCAAGGTGTAAGCAACCGAGATGGCAAGCTACTTATCTTAGTAGATTTAAACAAACTACTAAGCGAAGACGAATGGGATGAGATGGCTCACCTATAA
- the ccmE gene encoding cytochrome c maturation protein CcmE translates to MNPRRKKRLGIVLAIFFGISATVGLMVYALNQNMDLFYTPTELVNGKDGKKPEVGQRLRIGGMVVVGSVSRDNESLRVSFDLQDVGPKVTILYDGILPDLFREGQGIVAQGVLKNATTIEAFEVLAKHDEEYMPSEVAEAMKKTHEPLQYTTEQKEGNAQ, encoded by the coding sequence ATGAACCCAAGACGTAAAAAGAGGCTGGGCATTGTCTTAGCGATCTTTTTTGGTATCAGTGCAACTGTTGGATTGATGGTTTACGCGCTTAACCAGAACATGGATCTGTTCTACACACCAACTGAGCTGGTCAACGGTAAAGATGGTAAGAAACCCGAAGTGGGTCAACGCCTGCGTATTGGTGGCATGGTTGTAGTCGGCTCTGTAAGCCGCGACAATGAATCACTGCGTGTAAGCTTTGATTTGCAAGATGTAGGCCCTAAAGTAACCATTCTGTACGATGGCATCCTTCCTGATCTTTTCCGTGAAGGTCAAGGTATTGTTGCTCAGGGTGTTCTTAAAAATGCAACGACAATCGAAGCGTTTGAGGTGTTGGCAAAGCACGATGAAGAGTACATGCCTTCTGAAGTTGCGGAAGCAATGAAGAAAACCCATGAGCCTTTGCAATACACGACTGAACAAAAAGAAGGAAATGCTCAATGA
- a CDS encoding heme ABC transporter permease, whose product MWKWLHPYAKAETSYQLAGKLLPWFSILALLCLSVGTVWGLAFAPSDYQQGDSFRIIYIHVPSAIWSMGVYMSMAIAAFIGLVWQVRLSDMAALAMAPIGAVFTFIALLTGAVWGKPMWGAWWVWDARLTSELILLFLYLGVIALHHAFDDQKTAAKAAGILAIVGVINLPIIHFSVEWWNTLHQGATITKFDKPSISSDMLWPLLLNIFGFAFFFGAVTMVRFRNEIISKESHRPWVRKLAAEKA is encoded by the coding sequence ATGTGGAAATGGCTCCATCCCTATGCCAAAGCAGAAACCTCTTATCAGCTTGCTGGTAAACTTCTGCCATGGTTTTCGATCCTAGCGCTATTGTGTCTATCCGTCGGTACCGTGTGGGGGCTTGCATTTGCGCCTTCTGATTACCAACAAGGCGATAGCTTCCGTATCATCTACATCCATGTTCCGTCTGCAATTTGGTCTATGGGCGTTTACATGTCGATGGCAATTGCTGCCTTTATCGGGTTGGTATGGCAGGTAAGGCTATCAGACATGGCTGCACTGGCGATGGCACCTATTGGTGCTGTATTTACCTTCATTGCGTTACTAACCGGCGCTGTTTGGGGTAAACCAATGTGGGGTGCTTGGTGGGTTTGGGATGCGCGTTTAACCTCAGAGCTGATTCTTCTATTCCTATACTTGGGTGTGATTGCACTACACCACGCTTTTGACGACCAAAAAACAGCAGCGAAAGCGGCCGGCATTTTGGCTATCGTTGGTGTCATCAACCTACCTATCATTCACTTTTCAGTAGAGTGGTGGAACACACTTCACCAAGGCGCGACGATCACTAAGTTCGACAAGCCTTCTATTTCAAGTGACATGTTATGGCCGCTTCTTCTTAACATCTTCGGCTTCGCTTTTTTCTTTGGTGCGGTGACTATGGTTCGTTTCCGTAACGAAATCATCAGTAAAGAAAGTCACCGTCCATGGGTTCGCAAGCTTGCGGCTGAAAAAGCGTAG
- a CDS encoding chemotaxis protein CheA produces MSYDLDEDILQDFLVEAGEILELLSEQLVELENNPDDKDLLNAIFRGFHTVKGGAGFLALTELVDTCHGAENVFDILRNGQRSVTSGLMDTMLQALDTVNVQFRAVQDQEPLVPANQSLLDELHRLCKPESADEVVPVEAPAPIIPEPVVAEPVVESSNINASSVDDISEDEFERLLDELHGKGGSPTAPSAPTPPPAPAPQPVADSGDITDDEFEKLLDELHGAGKSPTAASSTPPPPPPAAPVSAMSEGDDLMTDEEFEKLLDQLHGSGNGPSIEELDAATKPAEVKAVAPQAAPTPQPAAPVAVKAEPKPSVPAKAEVKAPAKKQQADATVRVDTSTLDTIMNMVGELVLVRNRLVSLGLNSNDEEMAKAVSNLDVVTADLQGAVMKTRMQPIKKVFGRFPRVVRDLARSLQKDIVLEMRGEETDLDKNLVEALADPLIHLVRNSVDHGIEMPEARIAAGKSQTGKVILSASQEGDHIELAIVDDGGGMDPDKLRAIAVKRGLMDEDAASRLSNKECFNLIFAPGFSSKEQISDISGRGVGMDVVKTAINTLNGSIDIDSEMGQGTKITIKVPLTLAILPTLMVGVAGHPFALPLASVNEIFHLDLSRTNVVDGQLTIIVRDKSIPLFYLQNWLAPKAGIVELRKGHGHVVIVQLGSQRVGFVVDTLIGQEEVVIKPLDKLLQGTPGMAGATITSDGHIALILDVPDLLKQYAAASRI; encoded by the coding sequence ATGAGCTACGATTTAGACGAAGATATTCTTCAGGACTTTTTAGTCGAAGCAGGAGAGATCCTTGAACTCCTATCAGAGCAACTGGTAGAGCTTGAGAATAACCCTGACGACAAAGACCTATTAAATGCTATTTTCCGTGGTTTCCATACAGTAAAAGGTGGTGCTGGTTTCCTAGCATTAACTGAGCTGGTGGATACTTGTCATGGTGCTGAGAATGTGTTCGACATTCTACGAAACGGCCAACGCAGCGTAACATCAGGTTTGATGGATACCATGCTGCAGGCGCTAGATACAGTCAATGTACAGTTTCGCGCCGTGCAAGATCAGGAACCTTTAGTACCAGCTAACCAATCTTTATTGGATGAACTTCACCGTCTCTGTAAACCAGAGTCTGCGGATGAAGTGGTACCAGTAGAAGCGCCTGCACCTATTATCCCTGAACCTGTTGTTGCTGAGCCTGTTGTCGAAAGCTCAAACATCAATGCATCTTCAGTTGATGATATCTCTGAAGATGAGTTTGAGCGCTTGCTTGATGAACTTCACGGTAAAGGTGGTTCACCAACAGCGCCTTCTGCACCAACACCGCCGCCAGCACCAGCACCTCAGCCTGTTGCTGACAGTGGTGATATTACTGATGACGAATTTGAAAAGTTGTTAGATGAACTGCACGGCGCGGGTAAGAGCCCGACAGCGGCAAGTTCAACGCCTCCACCACCGCCTCCTGCAGCACCTGTTTCAGCGATGTCTGAAGGCGATGATCTGATGACTGACGAAGAGTTCGAGAAGCTACTTGATCAGCTACACGGTTCAGGTAATGGACCTTCGATTGAAGAGTTGGATGCAGCAACTAAGCCTGCAGAAGTTAAGGCCGTTGCACCTCAAGCTGCGCCTACACCGCAACCAGCCGCGCCAGTAGCCGTTAAAGCAGAGCCGAAACCGAGCGTTCCAGCAAAAGCTGAAGTGAAAGCACCAGCGAAGAAACAACAAGCAGATGCCACAGTCCGTGTAGATACATCAACACTGGATACCATCATGAATATGGTGGGTGAACTGGTATTGGTGCGTAACCGACTTGTCAGCCTAGGCCTCAACAGTAACGACGAAGAAATGGCGAAAGCTGTCTCTAACTTAGATGTTGTTACTGCAGACCTGCAAGGTGCGGTAATGAAGACTCGTATGCAGCCGATCAAGAAAGTATTTGGTCGTTTCCCACGAGTTGTCCGTGACCTTGCTCGTAGCTTGCAGAAAGACATCGTTCTTGAAATGCGCGGCGAAGAAACGGACCTTGATAAAAATTTAGTAGAAGCACTTGCCGATCCCCTGATTCACTTAGTGAGAAACTCTGTGGACCATGGTATTGAAATGCCAGAAGCTCGTATCGCAGCTGGCAAATCGCAAACGGGTAAAGTGATTCTATCTGCCTCGCAAGAAGGTGACCATATTGAACTGGCTATCGTTGATGACGGTGGCGGTATGGACCCTGATAAGCTTCGTGCGATTGCAGTTAAACGCGGTTTGATGGACGAAGACGCAGCGTCTCGCTTATCAAACAAAGAGTGTTTTAATCTTATTTTTGCACCTGGTTTCTCAAGCAAAGAACAAATATCAGACATCTCTGGCCGTGGTGTAGGTATGGACGTTGTGAAAACAGCGATCAACACACTGAATGGTTCAATCGATATCGATTCTGAAATGGGACAAGGCACCAAGATCACGATCAAGGTTCCACTGACACTTGCGATTCTACCCACCTTGATGGTCGGTGTTGCGGGTCACCCATTCGCATTGCCATTGGCATCGGTTAACGAGATCTTCCACCTAGATTTAAGCCGTACTAACGTGGTTGATGGTCAACTGACTATCATCGTTCGCGATAAATCTATTCCGTTGTTCTACTTGCAAAACTGGCTTGCACCAAAAGCAGGTATTGTTGAACTGCGCAAAGGGCATGGTCACGTTGTTATCGTTCAACTTGGCAGCCAAAGAGTTGGCTTTGTTGTTGATACGCTTATCGGTCAAGAAGAAGTCGTGATCAAGCCACTTGATAAGCTTCTACAAGGCACACCAGGAATGGCAGGCGCGACAATTACAAGTGACGGACACATTGCATTGATTCTAGATGTGCCGGACTTGTTGAAGCAGTACGCAGCTGCGTCAAGAATTTAA
- a CDS encoding chemotaxis protein CheW, whose protein sequence is MSANKESTLAQPSLSSEQALDDYFTALLGDENFESDDFFVDESSDESQSEEPEPEPEPEPEPEPEPEPEPEPEPERQFSSHQSSYAEIRAAEFEVPNLEDVQKLLSRLEATNVVDELNLDELMDQNTQKIAQQADMQMFDAAVESVQVFEEPEIQDWNLPEPDLSVVAEPPVESQQINELQAEPVETEQVKVKAAESELNVPEVETVIEPETQSGGADQFTSWESTVRTEDFQVLYFDVNGVTFAVPLDELGGIHRLEELSHIIGKPAWYLGLQTNRDSQLDVVDTAKWVMSEKLSGDEYKENYQYIVMLGESLWGLAGTELKGTELLNTDKVRWREMAGKRPWLAGMVKEKMCALIHVEALIAMLNAGLDVKALS, encoded by the coding sequence ATGAGCGCGAATAAAGAATCAACATTAGCGCAGCCAAGTCTCTCGAGTGAACAAGCACTGGATGATTACTTTACTGCGCTGTTAGGCGATGAAAACTTTGAATCTGACGATTTTTTTGTTGACGAGTCTAGCGACGAATCACAATCTGAAGAGCCAGAGCCAGAGCCAGAGCCAGAGCCAGAGCCAGAGCCAGAGCCAGAGCCAGAGCCAGAGCCAGAGCCAGAGCGCCAATTTTCGAGTCACCAGTCAAGCTACGCGGAAATTCGCGCAGCTGAGTTTGAAGTGCCTAATCTTGAGGATGTTCAAAAGCTACTAAGCCGCTTAGAGGCAACCAATGTAGTTGATGAATTGAATCTCGATGAGTTAATGGATCAAAACACTCAGAAAATCGCCCAGCAAGCAGACATGCAAATGTTTGATGCCGCGGTTGAGTCTGTTCAAGTGTTTGAAGAGCCAGAGATTCAAGATTGGAATCTTCCAGAGCCCGACTTATCAGTTGTTGCAGAGCCACCCGTTGAATCGCAGCAAATTAACGAGTTACAAGCTGAACCGGTAGAGACGGAACAAGTAAAAGTTAAGGCTGCTGAGTCTGAACTTAACGTTCCTGAGGTTGAAACAGTTATTGAACCTGAAACTCAATCCGGAGGTGCTGACCAGTTTACCTCTTGGGAAAGTACGGTTCGCACAGAAGACTTTCAAGTCTTGTATTTTGATGTAAACGGCGTGACCTTTGCGGTGCCACTTGATGAGCTTGGCGGTATCCATCGCCTCGAAGAGTTAAGTCATATCATTGGTAAGCCAGCTTGGTATTTAGGTTTACAAACCAACCGTGATAGTCAGCTAGATGTGGTCGACACCGCAAAATGGGTGATGTCTGAGAAACTATCTGGTGACGAATACAAAGAAAACTATCAATATATAGTCATGCTTGGAGAGAGCTTGTGGGGCCTTGCGGGCACCGAGCTAAAAGGCACCGAGCTACTTAATACAGACAAAGTACGTTGGCGAGAAATGGCAGGGAAACGCCCATGGCTCGCTGGTATGGTAAAAGAAAAAATGTGTGCTTTGATTCATGTTGAAGCATTAATCGCCATGCTAAACGCAGGGCTAGATGTCAAAGCATTAAGCTAG
- the ccmD gene encoding heme exporter protein CcmD has protein sequence MYFESLSDFFAMGGYASYVWSAFGITFLAMIILLVVSVRRGKQLLNEVQAKIDRQARIDAAKNMENTL, from the coding sequence ATGTATTTTGAATCTTTGAGTGATTTCTTTGCCATGGGAGGTTATGCCTCGTATGTCTGGAGTGCATTTGGAATCACATTCCTCGCGATGATCATTTTACTGGTCGTAAGCGTTCGTCGTGGTAAGCAATTACTAAATGAAGTACAAGCTAAGATTGATCGTCAAGCTCGTATCGATGCAGCAAAAAATATGGAGAACACTCTATGA
- a CDS encoding chemotaxis response regulator protein-glutamate methylesterase translates to MAIKVLVVDDSSFFRRRVSEIINSEARLEVIDVAVNGKEAVEKAKQLRPDVITMDIEMPVMDGITAVREIMAASPTPILMFSSLTHDGARATLDALDAGALDFLPKKFEDIARNRDDAVALLQQRVIQIAAKRAFMRRAPIAPRATATTSTSTPLRQPISTAASTSTVKPAVTSTAKFRASGKKYQLTAIGTSTGGPVALQKILTRIPANYPHPIVLVQHMPATFTAAFASRLNTLCKIEVREAQDGDVLKPGVAYLAPGGKQMMVDGRAGSARLRIIDGGDRMNYKPCVDVTFGSAAKIYGDKVLSMILTGMGADGREGSRMLKTAGSTVWAQDEDSCVVYGMPQAVAKAGISTEDLPLDRIAERILVEVGLA, encoded by the coding sequence ATGGCGATTAAAGTATTAGTCGTTGATGATTCGAGTTTTTTTCGTCGTCGCGTTAGCGAGATCATCAACTCAGAGGCTCGCCTAGAAGTCATTGATGTAGCAGTAAACGGCAAAGAAGCCGTTGAGAAAGCGAAACAGCTAAGACCTGACGTAATCACGATGGACATCGAAATGCCTGTCATGGACGGCATCACCGCCGTTCGTGAAATCATGGCCGCGTCTCCAACGCCTATTTTGATGTTTTCATCGTTAACGCATGATGGCGCGAGAGCAACGTTAGATGCGTTAGATGCAGGTGCTCTAGACTTCCTACCTAAGAAGTTTGAAGACATCGCACGTAACCGCGACGATGCGGTTGCATTGCTTCAACAGCGTGTGATTCAGATTGCAGCAAAGCGCGCGTTTATGCGTCGTGCTCCTATTGCGCCAAGAGCGACAGCAACGACTTCAACATCTACGCCATTGCGCCAACCGATTTCAACAGCAGCTTCAACTTCGACAGTGAAACCTGCGGTTACATCAACGGCGAAATTCAGAGCGTCAGGTAAGAAGTATCAGTTAACAGCAATTGGTACTTCGACTGGCGGCCCTGTGGCTCTACAGAAGATTTTGACTCGCATCCCTGCTAACTACCCACACCCAATTGTGTTAGTTCAGCATATGCCTGCTACATTCACCGCTGCTTTTGCTAGTCGATTGAACACCTTGTGTAAAATTGAAGTTCGTGAAGCACAAGACGGTGATGTGTTAAAGCCTGGGGTGGCATATCTTGCTCCTGGTGGTAAACAGATGATGGTTGATGGCCGTGCAGGGTCTGCACGTCTAAGAATTATCGATGGCGGCGACCGCATGAATTATAAGCCTTGTGTGGATGTCACATTCGGCTCTGCAGCGAAGATCTACGGCGACAAAGTTTTGTCTATGATACTGACCGGTATGGGCGCAGATGGTCGAGAAGGTTCACGTATGTTGAAAACTGCGGGCTCGACGGTTTGGGCACAAGACGAAGATAGCTGTGTTGTATATGGTATGCCTCAAGCTGTAGCAAAAGCTGGCATTTCTACTGAAGACCTACCTCTAGACCGTATCGCGGAAAGGATCTTGGTTGAAGTTGGGTTAGCTTAG
- a CDS encoding ParA family protein, translated as MIVWSVANQKGGVGKTTTTVTLAGLLALKGHRVLLVDTDPHASLTTYLGYDSDTVASSLFDLFQLREFKAQTVRPLLLQTEVEGIDIIPAHMSLATLDRVMGNRSGMGLILKRALAALKDDYDYVLIDCPPILGVMMVNALAASDRILIPVQTEFLAMKGLERMIRTLTIMQKSRKTPFKVTIVPTMYDKRTKASLQTLTQLKDDYPNQVWTSAVPIDTKFRDASLKRLPASHFASGSRGVFAYKQLLIYLERLAINERE; from the coding sequence ATGATTGTTTGGAGTGTTGCAAACCAAAAAGGTGGTGTTGGTAAAACGACCACGACCGTGACTCTAGCAGGTTTACTTGCGTTGAAGGGGCACCGTGTTCTGTTGGTTGATACTGACCCACATGCATCACTGACCACCTATCTGGGTTACGACTCAGATACGGTGGCATCGAGCCTGTTTGACCTGTTCCAGTTGCGAGAGTTTAAGGCACAGACGGTAAGACCTTTGCTTTTACAAACGGAAGTTGAAGGAATCGATATTATCCCTGCGCACATGTCTTTGGCGACATTAGACCGTGTAATGGGAAACCGTAGCGGCATGGGGTTGATCTTGAAGCGTGCTTTGGCCGCTTTGAAAGACGACTACGACTATGTGTTGATCGATTGCCCGCCAATTCTTGGTGTGATGATGGTGAATGCACTGGCTGCGAGTGATCGTATTTTGATTCCGGTACAGACTGAGTTTTTGGCGATGAAGGGCTTAGAGCGCATGATTCGCACTTTGACCATCATGCAGAAGTCTCGTAAAACGCCGTTTAAGGTGACGATTGTCCCTACGATGTACGACAAGCGAACCAAAGCCTCACTGCAAACATTAACGCAGCTCAAAGATGACTATCCGAACCAAGTTTGGACATCTGCTGTGCCGATTGATACTAAGTTTCGAGATGCGAGCCTAAAGCGCTTGCCAGCATCTCATTTTGCATCGGGTAGCCGTGGTGTATTTGCTTATAAACAGTTGCTTATTTATCTCGAAAGGTTGGCGATAAATGAGCGCGAATAA